Genomic segment of Fischerella sp. PCC 9605:
CCCGGACAACGGGGGCATATCAATGCTTGGACTGAGTTCCGAGAAGACTTACATACCTTTTTGACGCGAATTCAGGAACGAACAACTAATTGTGCTTGCTTTGTGTGGGGACACAGTCTGGGAGCAGTGATCGCCCTAGACTATGCCTTGCACTTTCCAGAAAGCTTGCAGGGAATCATCTTAACGGCACCAGCGATCGGAAAGGTCAATGTGCCAGCGCTCAAAGTTGCCTTAGGGCTAATGCTCTCACGAGTCTGGCCGAACTTCAGCTTAAGGGTAGGCATTAGGCGAGGTGTGAGTTCACGTGACCCCAAAGTTATCGCTACCCATGCCCAAGATCCATTACGGCACGAATACGGTAGCGCCCGACTGGCCACAGAGTTTTTTGCAGCACAAAAGTGGGTCGAAAGCCATGCATCTGATTTGCGAGTTCCTTTGTTGATTTTGCATGGAAGTGCAGACTTGGTATCCTCTCCAGAGGGTAGTTTGGCTTTTTTCCAACAAGTGACTTTTCCCGATAAAGAACATTACGTTTATCCAGGCGACTATCACGACCTCCACTTGGACATCAATTATCAAGATGTACTCACAGACTTAGGAAATTGGCTGGAACGACACTTAGATGGAGAAATTAACTA
This window contains:
- a CDS encoding alpha/beta hydrolase, which produces MTHIEGTFKGAGGVNLYYQSWQPQGPVRAIIAIVHGLGAHSGLFINAVQHLTPLGYAIYAFDLRGHGRSPGQRGHINAWTEFREDLHTFLTRIQERTTNCACFVWGHSLGAVIALDYALHFPESLQGIILTAPAIGKVNVPALKVALGLMLSRVWPNFSLRVGIRRGVSSRDPKVIATHAQDPLRHEYGSARLATEFFAAQKWVESHASDLRVPLLILHGSADLVSSPEGSLAFFQQVTFPDKEHYVYPGDYHDLHLDINYQDVLTDLGNWLERHLDGEINYQSVVCQIKSPSLHSEMMNL